A section of the Oncorhynchus gorbuscha isolate QuinsamMale2020 ecotype Even-year linkage group LG04, OgorEven_v1.0, whole genome shotgun sequence genome encodes:
- the LOC124033789 gene encoding lymphatic vessel endothelial hyaluronic acid receptor 1-like — translation MMQVWILSLLLPLTLSFSGLHVDPSKIHAFPERHIAGVFLVSYTNDLNQFAYAFNASEAREVCWSLGVTMASNSQVEEAQRLGLETCRFGWIDEHFAVIPRIEASKTCGQNQTGVIKWRASVTKLFDVFCFNASGAASPPSTSLSPAIIHLVPSTQSARPTPHSHSSLLSLSSFSDNPEEVEVELPQSMSSAKSSIGAVPKALLITSAVVLLLTAMAVLLHFRTINGLKTILLCWDGEQQNEYIETEECAAHTCMKDTKEAQTKGEAKAEPEEDVCKETASDISVNISDETNTDSASETKP, via the exons ATGATGCAGGTTTGGATCCTCTCACTACTGCTGCCTCTCACACTGTCATTCTCTGGGCTACATGTTGATCCTAGCAAAATTCATG CTTTCCCAGAGAGACACATAGCCGGGGTGTTTCTGGTCAGCTACACAAATGACCTCAACCAGTTTGCCTATGCCTTTAATGCCTCTGAGGCCAGGGAGGTGTGCTGGTCTCTGGGTGTAACCATGGCCTCCAATTCCCAGGTTGAGGAGGCTCAGAGACTGGGCTTGGAAACATGCAG GTTTGGGTGGATTGATGAACATTTTGCAGTGATCCCTCGTATTGAGGCCAGTAAAACCTGTGGTCAAAACCAGACCGGTGTCATCAAATGGAGAGCCTCTGTCACCAAACTTTTTGATGTGTTCTGCTTCAATGCTTCAG GAGCGGCCTcacccccctctacctccctctctccagccatCATCCATCTTGTCCCTTCCACACAGTCCGCACGGCCCACCCCTCATTCtcactcctcccttctctctctcagtagtttTTCTGATAACCcagaggaggtagaggtagaaCTACCCCAGTCCATGAGCAGTGCAAAGTCTTCAATTGGAG CGGTGCCAAAAGCATTACTTATCACCTCGGCTGTTGTTCTTCTTCTGACTGCAATGGCCGTTCTCTTGCACTTTAGAAC GATCAATGGCCTCAAGACTATTCTCCTCTGCTGGGATGGGGAGCAGCAGAACGAGTACATCGAGACAGAGGAGTGTGCAGCACACACCTGTATGAAGGACACAAAGGAAGCCCAGACTAAGGGAGAAGCTAAGGCTGAGCCTGAGGAGGATGTGTGCAAAGAGACCGCCAGTGACATCAGTGTAAACATCAGTGATGAGACCAACACTGATTCAGCATCAGAGACAAAACCTTGA